A window of Sebastes umbrosus isolate fSebUmb1 chromosome 6, fSebUmb1.pri, whole genome shotgun sequence genomic DNA:
AATAGGGGGACTGAGAACTTTGTAGTAATACTGACGTATTATTGTGCACCAGAGATTGATTCAGACTACCTAAAAGCTGTTGATTTTGGAAGATTAAGTATAAAGTATGTAGTTAAAGAACAACAAAAGGACAGCAGCAaacttttttatcataataTACTTTCATATTGTGAGCTGTCAGTTGCTTGTATTGCCTGCGTAAAACTCGATATTTAAACTGAGTGACCagaattataaaaaatactcGCCTAATATAAGATAATAGCAATGCACTgataagcattttttttctggaaattaGCGCAGAGAGGTGAAATGACATGCAACGAGGGTCTCCTTCCATAACCGGGGATGGTGCGGTTACATGGTCAGCATCTTAAAATGACAGTAACTTTAATAGACaatactttttgtcatattctCAAACCGTCACTATGtgctgacagtagtacatgagacagtcTGGGAAAAAATCAGGTTCCGCCACCTCCTTCTAGTGCTCTTAATgacatttgcaagattccaccacgcctgaaaaaaaacaaccactcAGAGCCGAGTAGTCTCTCTTGCAGCTGCCAGTCACTGCTCGCGAAGCTCCAACTCTGATCAGACGTtcaactaggcagtgctgatcaaatatgaatcaagatttggttactgtaatgcctatttctcacctcacatgttttcagaaacatatctTAGTTTACTGTTTGactgtaaaaggagaaagtttgtgacccggcagccatattgaaaacagttgagccaaaaccaagcaccacccactgGACGGAgcaagctttctcattttactcatttactcATTTTAATTAAGGCTGTTGAGGATTCACTGGATCCTCTGCAGTTTGCATATCGTAACAAAAGAGGGGTTGATGGTGCTGTAACCTTCTTAACTGGATTTTTTAACACCTTGACGACCCAGGTACACACatgcatttattgtttttaattttctcttctGCTTTTAACAAAATTCAGCCCTgcattttaagataagataagataagataagatttaTTGTTCCGCATAGAAATTTGGAAATTAATTTGAACTCTGACATTGTTGGATGGATTTTAGATTTTCTGGTTGACAAATAAATGTCCCTCTCTCTGATATGTTGTGCTTTTCCACTGAATCACTGCAGGACTGTGTCCTCTCACCTATTTTATACGGAGCCTATCGTAGACTAACAACTGCAGAAGTTCCAAACCTGGTGGAGTactcttttttaaaattattagtCCCATTGCTCTGAATTTATCatattattaaacttttttttgcttagttcataatgttataattttCTCATGATTAATTAACATTACATGTAATAACATTATAATTACATTACATCATGCACAAACATTATGCAATCATGGTGctcttactgtatatactgatAATTACATTATGagattttattacatttaaattataaaattttGAGCAGTTATTAGATTATGAGTTGTTACACAGCTTGTTTCCACACTATATTGTTTCTTGTATCTCACAAACACCTGATAGACAAAGAAAGAGCAACCAATATAGAACAACCAAACATcgaacaaaaccaaacaaaatgtGCCAATATTAGTCTGGGAAATTtcaagtattttattgatttaatatttcattattatgagtgtaattgttttttttgtttacatttagaaaacacagcacataaatactgtatatgcaatATGTAACATCTGTGTCATTATAGAAGTCAAATCCAATCACCAATAGCTAAATATCACCCACCAAGAACACACCCATACCATTAGATACACCAACAATTACATAGGCCTATATATGCAACAACCATATAATTAAGTAAGGGATGTCAGATTAAATGATTCAAAGAGGTGGACGATCCATTACAACAGTTGTAATAAGAATGTGGGTCATGAAGGTTGTGGTAGAAACAATTTATCTTTCCATCACAGGGTTTTCAAGGGCCTTGATGTACACAGCAATGTTGTTTATGTTGATAGTAATATTTTGATGGGCATTGTAAGATTTGGGAAACTCCATCAACACAATGGTAAAACAAACTTGAGTTGGAAAGGTAGGGGTAGTACCCATTGCTCATTCCATTACAGGGGTTTCcagtgggggtgggggtgggatAGTCACAGCAATGGCAGGATGGTTTAAAGACCAAATTTGCAGGACACTGTTTCTTGTAGGCTATTCCATTAGaacagtggtaaaaaaaaatggttgtcCCCAGGGTAAGGTAAGAGCCCATGGATCAGTCCATTACAGGGGATTCCAGTAGGGGTGGTTGTGGGATGGGCACAGCAATGGCAGGATTGTTTAAAGACCAAACCTTTAGGACAGTTTATGGAGTGGGCTTTTCCATGATCACAGATGTAAAAAGAATGCACGTTATAATGGTTTGGGTAGACCCCACTTTGCTTTCCAAAACAGGGGCTTACAATGGGTGTGTGATAGACACAGGATGTTTTAAAGATTGCATATGATGGGCATGATAGGAGGTGGGCATGtccattaatacatttaaaaaatgaatattggTTTTGTGGGTTTCTGATGATTCCATCTGGCTTTCCAAAACAGGGGTTTGCATTGTAGGTGGTTGTGGGATAGTCACAGCATTGACAGGAACTTCTAAAGACCAAATTTGCTTGGCAACATTGGAGGTGGGCTATTCCATTACCACAGTTGTAATAACAATGTGGGTCTTGAGGGTTGGGGTAGAGCCCATGGGCCTTTCCATGACAGGGGTTTGCAGGGGGCGTGGTTGTGGGAAAGTCACAGCATTGACAGTATTGTCTAAAGACCAACTTTCCTGGGCATTTTTGGGAGTAGTGTCGTCCATTCCAACAATTGTAATAATAGCTTGGGCCGTAAGGGTTGGGGTAGAGCCCATTTGCCTTTCCAGTACAGGGTCCAGTGTAGCCAATGTATGTGAAATGGTTACAGCAAGTACAGGATGAATCAAAGACCAAAGATGCTGGGCATTGTTTTAGATGGGTTCTTCCATTATCACAGTGGTAAAAAGAATGTGAGCTAGAAGGGTTGGGGAAGAGCCCATTTGCCTTTCCATAACAAAATCCAGTGTTTGTAGATGGGGGATAGTTACAGCAAGTACAAGATGAATCCCAGACCAAATTTGCTGCACATTTTTGGAGGTAGGCTATTCCATGAGCAcagttgtaataataatgtggGTCATATGGGTAGGTTAAGTGCCCACTTGCCTTATTATGACAAGGGTTTCCAGTGGGGGTGGTTATGCCATAGACACAGTAATTGTTGGAATGTTTATAGACAAAGTTTTTTGGGCAAAATAGGAGGTGGGAATTTCCACCAGCACATTTGTAGAAACAATGTGGGTCAGGTGTGTAGGGGTGGTACCCATTGCTCACTCCATTACAGGGGTTTCCAGTGGGGGTGGGTGTGGGATAGTCACAGCAATGGCAAGATGGATTAAAGACCAAATTTGCAGGACACCGTTTCTTGTAGGCTATTCCATTAGAACAGTGGTAAAAGCAATGGTTGTCCCCAGGGTAAGGTAAGAGCCCATTGCTCAATTTATTACAGGGGATTCCAGTGTGGGTGGTGGTGGGATGGGCACAGCAACGGCAGGATTGTTTAAAGACCAAATTTTTTGGACAGTATATGAGGTTGGGTTTTCCATGATCACAGATGTAAAAAGAATGTGCGTTATAATGGTTTGGGTAGACCCCACTTGGCTTTCCATCACAGGGGTTTGCAAAGGGTGTGGGATAGACACAAGATGTTTTAAAGATTGAATATGATGGGCATGATAGGAGGTGGGCATTtccattaatacatttaaaaaaagaatatttgttATTTGGGTTGGGGATGATTCCATCTGGCTTTCCAAAACAGGGTTTTCCAGTGTGGGTGGTTGTGTGATAGTCACAGCATTGACAGGAACTTCTAAAGACCAAATTTGCTGGGCAACATTGGAGGTGGGCTATTCCATGACCACAGTTGTAATAACAATGTGGGTCACGAGGGTGGGGGTAGAGCCCATATAGCCTTCCATAACAGGGGTTTTCAGTGGTGGTGGTTGTTGGGTAGTCACAGCTTTGACTGTATTGTCTAAAGACCAAATCTCCTGGGCATTTTTGGATGTGGCCTGCTCCATCCCAACAGTTGTAATAAGTGCTTGAATCAAGAGAGTTGGGGTAGAGCCCATTTGCCTTTCCAGTACAGAGGTTAGGAAAACCTAAAAGAGTGAGATATTGTGTCAATTGCCGATTTGATCATAACATCATATTTTTTCCATATTTCCATACCACTGAGCATAACTGCTGAGATGTCTTAACAGAAAGAGTACACATTTGCACTCTacatattaaaatgttataatgtaaataaaaggTGATTACATTAAAGATGACCACCACCCCATGACAGGATAAACATTTTGCATTTTGGTTACCTGGAATCAGGAGAGAATGCAGGTGGCTGGTGAAAGGGTAGTTGCCCTGCTTACAGAAATATCCACTAAAGTCATCCAGGTCCAAAGACGTGAGAAAGGCACCTCCAAAGCCgttgtttttaataaatttgaCCTGAGAGGATGAAGAACAAAACACTTCAGCAGCTGAAGTCATGGTGACAAAATATCTATTTAACCAGATTTGTGTACAACCAGTCAATTGGAAAGGAATTACTGAGCAGGAGTTTGAATTAAACAGATGATTACCTTATGAACAAGGCTGTAGTTGTTGTCATATCCAACCCACTGATCTCCTTTAGTGGCATATGGAACTTTCTGATCAGGAATGAACTGGACTGTAGCACCAGGAAGAAAATGGCAAATCTGAAAAGAAGGGTCAAATGTCACTTTTAgatttaatgtgttaaaataaacagaaagttATTACATCGATAAAAGTGGCTAGTCTATAATAAGGCTATTGatagaaattaaatatattcaCAGCTTGCAGTTTTACCTCATAATAGGCCAATAATCCGGCTGTATTGGTGTATGAGCCTCCTTTACCAGGACCATTAACTGATGCTCCAAGATGACTGGATGTAGAGGAGAGCGTAAAAGTCTTCCCATGTAACGCAATCCCCAAGTTTAGCTTGTATTTAGGTGCTCCCCTGTTCTTCCAGTACCACATGGCATAAGCCTATAATGTGGTGAAAAATAAACGATTAGGATGAAAGGACATCTCTAGGTAGAAAGGTGTTTAGGCAGGTAAAATATGAATTCCAGTACTCACAGCGTTCAAGTATATATTGTCTCCATTGTCTTGCAATCCCTTGTATAAGGGGGTGTGATGTCTTGTGAAACGTCCCGAGGAGTCATGAAAGTCATATGTCATGACATTAATGAAATCCAAGTGCCTGATAAAATGCAGAGGAGATCACGTTCActataaaatgaaaacagctaaTGATGGGTATAATGTCAAGAATTACATTCAATTTGTTTTACTTGGCAATCTCTGTGACTTCATAACATGCATCGATGGTTGCTTTCATAGCAGAGACACTCGCAGTGACGATTAAACTGTCACGGCCAGTTAGTTTTGACTCAGCCAAAAAGGCCTCCTTGAGCTCCTATACAACACAGAAACATGGTTCAGTCacctttgaatatttaaacTCTAATAAttacatacacagtatatacagtatgacataTTTTTGACATTGTCTGTTCCAGAAGAGAAATTCAGTATCTGACCTTGCACAGCAGTGTGAATTTCTGCTTGTATGCGCTTCCAGGGTACCTCCAGTCAACGTTTAGCCCATCAAACCCATAGTATCTCAGTAGTCTGATAACAGATTCGATGAACGTTTTTCTGTTTGCTTCTGTTGCCACCATTGTAGTGAATCTGGTAAACATTTGAACAAAACAGTGTTCTCAAGAAGTCACTCCACATACTGCATTTAAGGGTTCGGGTTTAATAGCACAAACTCAAAGAGCAACATAGAGCACAAGGTCATGTGtgtaaagacaaataaacagCCATAGGCAAATGGTCTGGTTAACATGCTATTCACTGAGTTAAAATACATCTTGTATCagtaaagtagtaaaagtaaaactGTAGGAGTGGAATAAAAATGCatgttaatttgtttttctatgGGCCTTAAGTGATTCATTGAGTTGCATTCAGTTTTCATTAGATTTAATGAAGACACCAAATGGTTTGCAACATAAAGAAATGAATTTaatttcaacatttcttttttagggttattttgtgaaataaagaaaataaaaatgaaaatatgttaaGTTTAATCTTACAAACACAAATCTATTTGATGTTTGCAGATACCAAGACTACTGACCACTGTTATATGCACATACTTGTGTGATTATTTCCCAGCAACTTGCTGTCGGTTTCACATAATGCAGTGAAGGTATCAGGTATAAATATATGTCCCTGAACTATGATaaaagtgtttatttgcattAATATATTGTTGCTAAAAATTGACATCACATATTTTGTTTGCATGTGCAGATGGAATGATGAAATTAACTTATTTATGTCATCGAATACCAACATCTCACCTTTTGCTACCCCATTTGTATGAAACCATGCACCATGCATGTTGTGGAAAGCATAAAAATACAGCATGAATGGGGAAAGCAAGTTTCATGGTCAAGAAAATACTAACATGTTGAAGTGCTGCTTACACTTTTGCGCTGAcacaaaaataactaaatgttCTTGCAAGTAACTTACTTTTGTGTGTGAAAGGTCGAGCCACCAACCGCCAGCAGGGTTTTGAGCTTTGGATTTCTGTGGGAGCATAAAGGTTCATTAATGATTGTTTAACGAAACACAATATTCAACTTTATTTGCTCAATATTTACAGAGCATTCAAAAAGTAGTCAGTCCCCTTcacttttttccccattttgtTGTTACAGCCTAAATTGTTCCCCTCGTCAATCTACACTCAATCACCTCATAATGACaaggattttagaaatgtttggTAAAttattaaaggtactgtttgtaacttcttacacgtataaatcacccgggtcagTGACCAGGGCTCTTCCTACAGCTGGTCTTCCAACAGGACAATGTCCCTTTACACACGACCAAGACAATGCAAGAGTGGCTAACGGACAACTAACTCTGTGAATGTCCATGAGTGGCCCAGACTTTGTAGCCCGGACTTGAACCCATCTGAACATCATTGAGAGACCTGAAAATGGCCGTCCACTTAAGGTACACATCCAACCTGACAGATCTTGAGAGGATCTACAGAGAAGAATGGCAGGAAATCCCCAAATCCTGGTGTGCAAAGCCTGTCGTGTCATAGAATACTCAAGTCTGTAATTGCTGCCGAAGGTGTTTCAAGTAAGTACTGAGTAACGGGTCTGAATACTTACGTCTAtgtaatatttcagttttttctttttggtaaaCTTCCTTAAAATTCTAAAATCCTTTTTTCGCCTTTTCATTATAGGAGTATTGAGTATAGATTGATGAGGGGgaaaatgtattgaattgttttagcataaggctgcaacataacaaaatgtgggTCTGAACACATTCGAATGCACTGTATAGG
This region includes:
- the LOC119490626 gene encoding chitinase-3-like protein 1 translates to MGKLTVTAGLCLVIATLVSVSTASRAHSLRLVCHFNLDAKNRPTYGKFTVSDINPNLCTHLIFASADINNLKHLAYNHQNDEEHYWSCNGLKARNPKLKTLLAVGGSTFHTQKFTTMVATEANRKTFIESVIRLLRYYGFDGLNVDWRYPGSAYKQKFTLLCKELKEAFLAESKLTGRDSLIVTASVSAMKATIDACYEVTEIAKHLDFINVMTYDFHDSSGRFTRHHTPLYKGLQDNGDNIYLNAAYAMWYWKNRGAPKYKLNLGIALHGKTFTLSSTSSHLGASVNGPGKGGSYTNTAGLLAYYEICHFLPGATVQFIPDQKVPYATKGDQWVGYDNNYSLVHKVKFIKNNGFGGAFLTSLDLDDFSGYFCKQGNYPFTSHLHSLLIPALITTVGMEQATSKNAQEIWSLDNTVKAVTTQQPPPLKTPVMEGYMGSTPTLVTHIVITTVVME